The proteins below come from a single Rhodococcus sp. WMMA185 genomic window:
- a CDS encoding TIGR02677 family protein, protein MKLFAFATAEKRMEYLWVLRAFDHARANYVVLLHAAEVSRVLERIADEPAGRLSPADITPLLEQLHAWEVLERSYDGTRAATLAEYRNRHFVYQLSPAGYQVFRAVEDVLSARLDDASLSRLALPDLLADMEDLAAANRAAESDLIFRKLSRLDSTLSDMATRAAHFYLTLGDLVRTTEITPETFLSHKDALITHMREFSSDLSRYAPKLAAAIRKVESTGIDELIQRASSSDERVFLSPAEREADWRARWAGLTQWFVSPESGQSESERLREGTMSAISAVLSLLRRVTETRRGGVSRESQLRHLAEWFAATPSEESAHALFQAVFDLGRPRHLSMVHPDADIIPDSQSWWDATPVEISRTLAETGRPPSPGIPARVQRNDASIRRLREEQLAAQRSRTFAARSLAAGGVYERTLDNAETDVLLRLLNAALTAGVQVSGRVGSASGSENGVKLTLSPHTESTTVQTARGRLHLDGLRVTVQ, encoded by the coding sequence TTGAAGCTGTTCGCCTTTGCCACAGCCGAAAAGCGCATGGAGTACCTGTGGGTGCTTCGCGCCTTCGACCACGCTCGCGCGAACTACGTGGTCTTGCTACACGCCGCAGAGGTGTCCCGGGTTCTCGAACGCATCGCCGACGAACCGGCCGGGCGCCTCTCCCCCGCCGATATCACTCCCCTACTCGAACAACTACACGCGTGGGAGGTTCTCGAACGCAGCTACGACGGCACGCGGGCTGCGACTCTCGCCGAATACCGAAACCGTCATTTCGTCTACCAGTTGAGCCCGGCCGGCTACCAGGTATTCCGCGCCGTCGAGGACGTCCTCTCAGCGCGGCTCGACGACGCATCATTGTCTCGTCTCGCCTTGCCAGATCTGCTGGCAGACATGGAGGACCTCGCAGCGGCCAACCGCGCGGCCGAGAGCGACCTGATCTTCCGCAAGCTCAGCCGACTCGACTCCACACTGTCGGACATGGCAACCAGGGCCGCGCACTTCTACCTCACTCTCGGCGATCTAGTCCGCACCACCGAGATCACGCCCGAGACCTTTCTGTCACACAAGGACGCACTGATCACCCATATGCGCGAGTTCAGTTCCGACCTGTCGCGGTACGCGCCGAAACTCGCCGCGGCAATCAGAAAGGTCGAATCGACCGGAATCGACGAACTCATCCAGCGAGCCTCGTCAAGTGATGAGCGCGTGTTCCTGTCGCCCGCGGAACGAGAAGCCGACTGGCGTGCCCGCTGGGCCGGGCTGACCCAGTGGTTCGTGTCACCCGAATCCGGGCAGAGCGAGTCCGAACGGCTTCGCGAAGGCACCATGAGTGCAATCTCAGCCGTGCTGTCGCTGCTGCGCCGGGTGACGGAAACTCGACGAGGCGGAGTGAGCCGTGAGAGCCAGTTGCGGCACCTTGCCGAATGGTTCGCGGCCACGCCATCCGAGGAGTCGGCGCACGCCCTGTTCCAGGCCGTGTTCGATCTCGGTCGACCGAGGCATCTATCGATGGTGCACCCGGACGCCGACATCATTCCCGATTCGCAGTCCTGGTGGGACGCAACCCCGGTCGAGATCTCCCGCACTCTCGCCGAAACGGGCCGGCCACCTTCTCCCGGTATTCCTGCTCGGGTGCAGCGCAATGATGCAAGCATCCGGCGGCTGCGCGAGGAACAACTCGCTGCACAACGCTCTCGGACCTTCGCTGCCCGCTCCCTCGCGGCGGGTGGAGTATACGAACGGACTCTCGACAACGCCGAAACCGACGTCCTGCTCCGCCTGCTCAATGCCGCCCTCACGGCCGGAGTTCAGGTCAGTGGACGTGTCGGCAGCGCCTCCGGTTCCGAGAACGGGGTCAAGCTCACGCTGAGCCCACACACCGAATCCACAACGGTGCAGACCGCACGTGGGCGCCTGCATCTCGACGGACTGCGGGTGACCGTCCAGTGA
- a CDS encoding TIGR02678 family protein encodes MSVHDIPPLARDSYQRAARIILSNHLVTQTYPDRVALPLLRRWATELRDDLSELFGYRLEITETTARLYTVADQLDAGAPAKTATGRTFDRYRYAYLALTLAALGRAGNQITLSELADHVAASASHVAGIELSTERAADRDAFVDAVRWLEVRGAIALADGDAGGWATNPDAGEALYDIDRSVVIALFRPPRALQHLRSVRDLLAGADTEGAGGAVERVADTKEVARRVRRALVSRPVVYASDLDDDERLQLALPRTAADVGLLTGLVPERRREGIAMIDPSGRFSDTRFPGTGTVAQVALLLAGELADRVLDPDAPSGVQLAKPKHHCAALAAQLDGAVPLSGIFGSLAGESGDVQLPPAASEPTLYPLVEDSRIRSVMTSLADRYGRTFAAAWQTDPVGLGDAAVALLERLGLVSTVPGGVLVLPALARYRGVVAHIRDRTPEIDLFHHSSDDSKDATV; translated from the coding sequence GTGAGCGTCCACGACATACCGCCGCTCGCGCGCGACTCGTACCAGCGGGCCGCACGGATCATCCTGTCGAATCACTTGGTGACGCAAACATATCCGGATCGCGTCGCTCTGCCACTTCTGCGTCGTTGGGCCACCGAATTACGCGACGATCTATCGGAACTGTTCGGGTATCGCCTCGAGATCACGGAGACGACGGCTCGGTTGTACACGGTGGCCGACCAGCTCGATGCCGGCGCACCGGCCAAGACGGCAACGGGCCGCACGTTCGACCGGTACCGCTACGCCTACCTGGCCCTGACTCTCGCTGCGCTGGGCCGCGCCGGCAATCAGATCACCCTGTCCGAACTCGCGGACCACGTGGCCGCTTCTGCCTCCCACGTGGCCGGGATCGAACTCTCGACCGAACGCGCCGCAGATCGCGATGCATTCGTGGACGCGGTTCGCTGGCTCGAAGTTCGGGGGGCGATCGCCCTCGCCGATGGTGACGCTGGAGGCTGGGCGACCAATCCCGATGCGGGCGAAGCACTTTACGACATCGACCGTTCGGTGGTGATTGCCCTGTTCCGGCCACCGCGCGCCCTCCAGCACCTCCGCTCTGTCCGCGACCTGCTCGCGGGGGCGGACACCGAGGGAGCCGGCGGGGCAGTCGAACGTGTAGCCGACACGAAAGAGGTGGCCCGGCGAGTGCGACGCGCACTCGTGTCGCGGCCCGTCGTGTATGCCAGCGACCTCGACGACGACGAGCGCCTGCAACTCGCGCTACCGCGGACCGCTGCAGACGTGGGGCTGCTGACGGGGCTGGTCCCGGAGCGCCGACGCGAGGGTATCGCCATGATCGACCCGTCGGGACGATTCTCCGACACACGGTTCCCGGGTACCGGGACCGTCGCCCAGGTCGCATTGCTGCTCGCCGGCGAACTGGCAGACCGGGTGCTCGATCCCGACGCACCCAGCGGGGTTCAATTGGCCAAGCCCAAACACCACTGTGCGGCCTTGGCTGCACAACTCGACGGTGCGGTGCCGCTCTCCGGAATCTTCGGCAGTCTTGCCGGGGAGTCCGGTGATGTTCAGTTGCCGCCCGCCGCGTCCGAACCCACTCTGTATCCGTTGGTGGAAGACAGCCGGATCCGCTCGGTCATGACCTCACTCGCCGATCGATACGGCAGAACGTTCGCTGCAGCCTGGCAGACCGACCCGGTAGGCCTCGGAGACGCCGCAGTAGCCCTCCTCGAACGGCTGGGCCTGGTATCCACTGTTCCCGGCGGTGTGCTCGTGCTACCCGCGCTCGCTCGATATCGCGGGGTCGTCGCCCACATCCGGGACCGGACGCCGGAAATCGATCTGTTTCATCATTCGTCCGACGACAGCAAGGATGCCACCGTATGA
- a CDS encoding TIGR02680 family protein translates to MTSARFRPTRAGIINLWDYRDQEFSFADGRLVLRGPNGSGKTKALEVLFPFVLDGRIEPRRLNPFAGEERTMKSNLLYRGQESAYSYVWMEFCRGRQDDPEAVTVGIGMRASRTSDKVTRWYFVADGRVGVDFSLLSSDERPLTKKQLGEQIGTDCLTDRPLDYRAAIDARMFGLGSERYDQLITLILTLRRPQLAKNLDPKGLSQALTDGLRPLDEQLVLEAARSFSDMEEVGRALEGLATADQATKKFVGVYTRYLRQQARSDVDQLATRLEAADRGAAALHEAATEQARSQEARSASETVFAEAERALEHAIANLDALKRSTAYQGRTQLDDLVQVVSRLEKSTAQQVDKARKALATSAQRESEAARADATVKQLAEALDRAESDLRLAAEDAGIAWTLLPDGVRPDELAAAVHSRVEERHDDVQAVRAALVAVEKAGAERSRADAAARRGREQLRLAEAAVLEAEATVELARSHCSAALQSWWTEHSGFVASVGVKSAVFDALDSALGRTGEDDAPRLGEVFAEHIADAVESLQHRRRQADAEIVAATTKIAELHCARAHVEAHHDDAPAAFAARTGSRAELPGAPLWRLVRFHDGTDPTVAAGIEAALHAANLLDGWVFGGTGPLPDAESEQYLVALAEQDRPSGRTLADVLDVEPDTGVPEDRVRAILESISWVEDSSVQDDADISVSRVGGYRQGVQQGSHTKTEAEYIGTTARARRRVAKIAELDREIREAEAVSAAARMAEAEAGGALNRLTEVAGTLPRIAPILSAFRTVTEAAGVLRSRAENASVADRELDQAIADLSEKEKQLRTVAAGRKTPYLARDLDSLAAAIRHFGKQGEVVLRRRSDHLKELERSREARDRLTEARGNAEEFAEEAAIAEESLATQIQGLETLRDNLGASAEQIDAQLDEAHGRIEACKEQQRIARKADGDAIRALGKAESAYEGAVTALHLTITEAQTAATRLKPYARRDLLELLGIETEHQWPTSASAWMRSDQLVYRIQMADGDTHVLPAEVLSLYRAMNSVTESIRVTEATRKSTRTALNSALQDFDTSIAVAGQDYRAHWDDPDGLTIVQVQDDQGWSALGDFASHIASARTDQELLLTESERRILEDALLTGLAQQIHERTIDARDLIARMGAEMRKRRMSSGNTVGVHWVLADNLDDDARAISKLLDRDASALGPDDLAAMRAHFAAQIRTARAAHPERSYPEILASALDYRKWRVFSFSLIGGDGSEDRLTVARHSALSGGEQSVSLHLPLFAAAHVMLDSADPHAPRLLALDEAFAGVDDNGRAELLGLSVQFDLDLFMTGYDLWITYAGVPGCAHYDLAHSTAAHTVSATLLVWTDSELLGEHDGTELARALGSPLRRRVPAHVEGGFEFAEV, encoded by the coding sequence ATGACCAGCGCGCGCTTCAGGCCCACCCGCGCCGGAATCATCAACCTTTGGGATTACCGCGATCAGGAGTTCTCCTTCGCCGACGGCAGACTTGTTCTGCGTGGTCCCAACGGGTCCGGCAAGACCAAGGCGCTCGAAGTGCTCTTCCCCTTCGTTCTCGACGGCCGTATCGAACCGAGGCGACTCAATCCCTTTGCCGGTGAAGAGCGGACGATGAAGTCGAACCTGCTCTATCGCGGACAGGAAAGCGCGTATTCCTACGTGTGGATGGAATTCTGCCGCGGACGGCAAGACGACCCCGAAGCGGTGACCGTCGGGATCGGAATGCGCGCCTCCCGTACTTCGGACAAGGTGACCCGGTGGTACTTCGTCGCCGACGGACGGGTGGGCGTCGATTTCTCCCTCCTCTCCTCCGACGAGCGTCCACTGACGAAGAAGCAACTAGGCGAGCAGATCGGCACAGATTGCCTGACCGATCGGCCGCTGGACTACCGCGCCGCGATCGACGCGCGCATGTTCGGCCTCGGCTCCGAGCGGTACGACCAGTTGATCACGTTGATCCTCACTCTCAGGCGTCCGCAACTGGCGAAGAATCTCGACCCGAAGGGGCTGTCTCAGGCCCTGACCGATGGTTTGCGACCACTCGACGAGCAGCTGGTGCTCGAGGCCGCCCGGTCGTTCAGCGACATGGAGGAGGTGGGGCGCGCGCTCGAGGGACTGGCCACAGCCGATCAGGCCACCAAGAAGTTCGTCGGCGTCTACACCCGATATCTGCGCCAACAGGCGCGCTCGGACGTCGACCAGCTCGCCACGCGACTCGAGGCGGCGGACAGGGGAGCCGCTGCCCTCCATGAGGCAGCGACCGAACAAGCCCGCAGCCAAGAAGCCCGCTCTGCCTCGGAGACTGTTTTCGCCGAGGCAGAGCGGGCACTCGAGCACGCGATCGCCAATCTCGACGCGCTGAAGCGTTCGACCGCATACCAGGGCCGCACGCAGCTCGACGATTTGGTTCAGGTCGTATCGCGGTTGGAGAAGTCCACCGCGCAGCAGGTGGACAAGGCGCGCAAAGCCCTGGCGACGTCGGCCCAGCGCGAAAGCGAGGCCGCTCGGGCCGATGCCACCGTGAAACAGCTCGCGGAGGCACTCGATCGGGCAGAGAGCGATCTACGTCTCGCTGCCGAGGATGCCGGAATTGCCTGGACGCTGCTGCCCGACGGGGTTCGCCCAGACGAGCTGGCTGCCGCGGTGCACAGCCGCGTCGAGGAGCGTCACGACGATGTACAAGCGGTGCGAGCAGCGTTGGTAGCGGTCGAGAAGGCCGGCGCCGAGCGTTCTCGCGCCGACGCCGCGGCGCGACGTGGCCGTGAGCAACTCCGCCTCGCCGAGGCCGCTGTCCTCGAAGCCGAGGCGACAGTGGAGTTGGCGCGCAGCCACTGCTCGGCGGCCCTCCAATCCTGGTGGACCGAGCACTCGGGTTTCGTTGCCTCGGTCGGTGTGAAGTCTGCGGTGTTCGACGCCCTCGACTCCGCTTTGGGGCGCACAGGTGAGGACGACGCGCCCAGACTCGGAGAAGTGTTCGCCGAGCACATCGCTGATGCTGTCGAATCGCTACAGCATCGACGTCGCCAAGCTGACGCCGAGATCGTCGCGGCCACCACGAAAATCGCCGAGTTACACTGCGCCCGTGCACACGTCGAGGCCCACCACGACGACGCTCCCGCCGCCTTCGCCGCCCGCACAGGTTCGAGGGCGGAACTCCCCGGTGCTCCCCTCTGGCGGCTCGTCCGCTTCCACGACGGTACCGACCCCACTGTCGCGGCCGGGATCGAGGCCGCACTGCACGCCGCTAACCTGCTGGACGGCTGGGTATTCGGCGGTACAGGACCTCTCCCGGACGCCGAGTCGGAGCAATATCTTGTGGCGCTGGCGGAACAGGACAGGCCGAGCGGTCGCACACTCGCGGATGTACTGGATGTCGAGCCAGACACTGGAGTACCCGAGGATCGAGTCCGGGCCATTCTCGAGTCGATTTCATGGGTGGAAGACAGTTCCGTGCAGGACGACGCGGACATCTCCGTCAGCCGGGTCGGCGGATATCGGCAAGGTGTGCAACAGGGTTCACACACCAAAACCGAGGCCGAGTACATCGGCACCACCGCCCGCGCACGCAGGCGCGTAGCGAAGATAGCCGAGCTCGATCGTGAGATCCGCGAGGCCGAAGCGGTATCGGCGGCGGCACGGATGGCGGAAGCTGAGGCCGGCGGGGCGCTGAACCGGCTGACCGAGGTGGCCGGAACTCTCCCCCGCATCGCCCCGATCCTTTCCGCGTTTCGGACGGTTACCGAGGCCGCGGGCGTCCTCCGCTCGCGCGCCGAGAACGCTTCGGTGGCGGACCGCGAACTCGATCAGGCCATCGCGGACCTGTCCGAGAAGGAGAAGCAGCTGCGCACCGTCGCGGCCGGGCGCAAGACTCCCTACCTCGCGCGTGATCTCGATTCTCTGGCTGCAGCGATTCGCCATTTCGGGAAGCAGGGCGAGGTCGTGCTGCGACGCCGAAGCGATCATCTCAAGGAGCTCGAACGCTCCCGTGAGGCACGCGATCGGCTAACCGAAGCGCGTGGCAACGCAGAGGAGTTCGCGGAAGAAGCCGCTATCGCCGAGGAGAGTCTGGCAACGCAGATCCAGGGGCTCGAAACGCTCCGAGACAACCTCGGCGCCAGTGCCGAACAGATCGACGCCCAACTCGACGAAGCACACGGCAGAATCGAAGCATGCAAGGAGCAACAAAGAATCGCACGCAAGGCCGACGGCGACGCGATCAGGGCGCTCGGAAAGGCCGAAAGTGCGTATGAGGGTGCAGTGACCGCGCTGCATCTCACGATCACCGAAGCTCAGACCGCCGCGACGCGACTGAAGCCATATGCCCGCCGCGACCTCCTCGAACTACTCGGAATCGAAACCGAGCACCAGTGGCCCACGAGTGCCTCGGCATGGATGCGCTCGGATCAACTCGTGTACCGGATCCAGATGGCGGACGGCGACACCCACGTACTCCCCGCCGAGGTCCTCTCGTTGTATCGCGCCATGAATTCGGTCACCGAGTCGATTCGGGTCACCGAGGCGACCCGCAAGTCCACACGCACCGCATTGAACTCTGCACTGCAGGACTTCGACACAAGCATTGCTGTGGCCGGCCAGGACTACCGCGCGCACTGGGACGACCCGGACGGGCTCACCATCGTTCAGGTGCAAGACGATCAGGGCTGGTCAGCCCTGGGAGATTTCGCCTCCCACATCGCCTCCGCCCGAACCGATCAGGAGCTCCTCCTGACCGAGTCCGAGCGCCGGATCCTCGAGGACGCCCTGCTCACCGGACTCGCCCAGCAGATCCATGAACGCACCATCGATGCCCGCGATCTGATCGCCCGGATGGGAGCGGAGATGCGCAAGCGACGGATGTCCTCAGGCAACACCGTCGGCGTGCACTGGGTGCTCGCGGACAACCTCGACGACGACGCTCGTGCCATCTCGAAACTACTCGACCGCGACGCGTCCGCGCTCGGGCCCGACGACTTGGCCGCCATGCGTGCACATTTCGCGGCGCAGATCCGCACCGCCCGGGCTGCGCACCCTGAGCGTTCGTATCCCGAGATACTCGCCTCTGCCCTGGACTACCGCAAGTGGCGGGTTTTCTCCTTCTCGCTGATCGGCGGTGACGGCAGCGAAGACCGGCTCACGGTTGCCCGGCACAGTGCCCTGTCGGGCGGTGAGCAGTCCGTCTCGCTTCATCTCCCACTCTTCGCCGCGGCCCACGTCATGCTCGACTCGGCCGACCCCCATGCACCCCGTCTACTCGCGTTGGACGAGGCATTCGCGGGCGTCGACGACAATGGCCGTGCAGAACTCCTCGGCCTGAGTGTGCAGTTCGATCTGGACCTGTTCATGACGGGCTATGACCTCTGGATCACATACGCGGGAGTTCCTGGCTGCGCGCACTACGACCTCGCCCACTCGACCGCCGCACACACTGTCAGCGCGACCTTGCTGGTGTGGACGGACAGTGAACTACTCGGCGAACACGACGGTACAGAGCTGGCTAGGGCATTGGGGTCGCCTCTACGCCGGCGAGTCCCGGCCCACGTCGAGGGTGGATTCGAATTCGCGGAGGTGTGA
- a CDS encoding TIGR02679 family protein → MTDWHGTPELAALLDAARSKLERNHLRVEGNIRVPASPDAPDLWRLCNAIRGGRATSFTRQISVPLTELDRWLLLNCGQGLLQTLGPLHNKRMSDDEKDAYREHWPREIRNRLGARADERWLAWLRTSGKLVQNSNFDALRLTPDVLGMLPAEGISLTELAERATGDTKALSRDRRLASIVLSALAFEQGVPRPESVESERAIWEAAGVVVDTLSSQVMTIGVRVHEKHLIGRILNESSDEGVPSILTLDQLTRYSVTPTGGPVFVCENPAVIAAAARTLGSQCPALICTQGQPSAAARRLLDVFSDHHVHWRGDFDWTGLRATARAIADYEAVPWLMDAETYRTAVGRGPSEPFKESDTPCDAPWDTELSTLMKASGKTVMEERIIPELMASLRVATNR, encoded by the coding sequence GTGACCGACTGGCACGGAACTCCGGAACTGGCAGCGCTTCTTGACGCTGCCCGCTCGAAGCTGGAGAGAAATCATCTCCGTGTCGAAGGCAACATCAGGGTGCCCGCCTCGCCGGATGCACCGGATCTGTGGCGACTTTGCAATGCCATCCGCGGTGGACGGGCCACGAGCTTCACCAGACAGATTTCGGTTCCATTGACCGAACTCGATCGATGGTTGTTGCTCAATTGCGGACAGGGCCTTCTCCAGACACTCGGGCCGCTGCACAACAAGAGGATGTCCGACGATGAGAAGGACGCCTATCGCGAACACTGGCCTCGCGAAATACGAAACCGTCTCGGTGCCCGAGCTGACGAGCGCTGGCTCGCGTGGCTTCGAACCAGCGGAAAGCTCGTGCAGAACAGTAACTTCGACGCTCTGCGCCTGACACCCGATGTCCTGGGGATGCTGCCTGCCGAAGGCATTTCTCTGACCGAACTCGCCGAACGCGCGACCGGGGACACCAAAGCGCTCAGTCGCGACCGACGGTTGGCGTCGATAGTTTTGTCCGCTCTGGCTTTCGAGCAGGGGGTACCGCGACCGGAGTCCGTCGAGTCCGAACGTGCAATCTGGGAAGCTGCGGGCGTCGTCGTCGACACACTGTCGAGCCAGGTGATGACGATCGGCGTCCGAGTGCACGAGAAGCACCTGATCGGCCGAATCCTGAACGAGTCCTCGGATGAGGGTGTACCTTCCATCCTCACGCTCGACCAGCTCACCCGCTATTCCGTCACACCGACCGGCGGCCCTGTTTTCGTCTGTGAGAACCCAGCTGTTATCGCCGCGGCGGCGCGCACCCTGGGTTCACAGTGCCCTGCGCTGATTTGCACCCAGGGGCAACCATCCGCGGCAGCGCGTCGACTGCTCGACGTTTTCAGCGACCATCATGTCCACTGGCGTGGTGACTTCGACTGGACAGGTCTGCGGGCCACGGCGAGGGCGATTGCCGACTACGAGGCGGTGCCCTGGCTCATGGACGCAGAGACTTACCGCACCGCCGTAGGCCGCGGTCCGTCGGAGCCATTCAAAGAATCCGACACTCCGTGCGACGCCCCATGGGACACAGAGCTGTCGACGCTCATGAAAGCGTCCGGGAAGACAGTCATGGAGGAGCGCATCATCCCGGAACTCATGGCATCGCTCCGAGTAGCAACGAATCGTTGA
- the mshC gene encoding cysteine--1-D-myo-inosityl 2-amino-2-deoxy-alpha-D-glucopyranoside ligase, whose protein sequence is MQSWSETPVPSVPGQGPPLRLFDTADRQVRPVTPGQTATMYVCGITPYDATHLGHAATYLTFDLVNRIWRDAGRDVHYVQNVTDIDDPLFERANRDGEDWVVLGMRETALFREDMEALRVLPPRDYIGAVESIGEVIEMVEKFVASGAAYVVDDPEFPDVYFRANATEQFGYESGYDRETMEKLFAERGGDPDRIGKQNPLDALVWRAAREGEPSWPSPFGPGRPGWHIECSAIALNRIGSGFDVQGGGSDLIFPHHEFSAAHAESATGARRFARHYVHTGMIGLDGEKMSKSRGNLVFVSKLRGEGVDPAAIRLGLLSGHYRQDRPWTDQVLTDAGNRLTLWRDAAALQSAQSATDTIARLRQHLADDLDTPKALDALDGWARRALDNGGSDANAPSEFADAVDALLGVSLR, encoded by the coding sequence ATGCAGTCTTGGTCCGAAACTCCTGTCCCGTCCGTCCCCGGCCAAGGCCCCCCGCTGCGATTGTTCGACACCGCTGACCGGCAGGTTCGTCCGGTTACACCGGGACAGACCGCCACCATGTACGTGTGCGGCATCACACCCTATGACGCCACGCATCTCGGTCACGCGGCGACGTATCTGACGTTCGATCTGGTGAACCGGATTTGGCGTGACGCCGGCCGCGACGTCCACTATGTGCAAAACGTCACCGACATCGATGATCCGCTGTTCGAGCGCGCCAATCGCGACGGCGAAGACTGGGTCGTCCTCGGAATGCGTGAGACGGCGCTGTTTCGTGAAGACATGGAAGCGCTCCGGGTCCTGCCGCCGCGTGACTACATCGGGGCCGTCGAGTCAATTGGCGAAGTAATCGAGATGGTCGAGAAGTTCGTCGCGTCCGGTGCCGCGTATGTCGTCGACGATCCCGAGTTCCCTGACGTCTACTTCAGGGCGAATGCGACCGAGCAGTTCGGCTACGAGTCCGGCTACGACCGCGAGACCATGGAGAAGCTCTTCGCCGAGCGCGGTGGCGATCCCGATCGCATCGGCAAGCAGAATCCCCTCGATGCGCTGGTATGGCGAGCAGCCCGTGAGGGCGAGCCTTCGTGGCCTTCTCCGTTCGGGCCCGGTCGTCCCGGCTGGCACATCGAGTGTTCGGCGATCGCGCTCAACCGCATCGGCTCCGGGTTCGACGTTCAGGGAGGCGGTAGCGACCTGATCTTTCCGCACCACGAGTTCTCTGCCGCCCACGCCGAGTCGGCCACCGGAGCCCGTCGCTTCGCACGCCATTACGTGCATACAGGCATGATCGGGCTGGACGGCGAGAAGATGTCGAAGAGTCGCGGCAACCTTGTGTTCGTGTCCAAGTTGCGCGGTGAGGGCGTCGACCCGGCCGCCATCCGGCTGGGACTGCTGTCCGGGCACTACCGCCAGGATCGGCCCTGGACCGACCAGGTGCTCACCGATGCGGGCAACCGACTGACCTTGTGGAGGGACGCTGCTGCGCTGCAGTCGGCTCAGTCCGCCACCGACACGATCGCGCGCCTGCGGCAGCATCTCGCCGATGATCTCGACACCCCGAAGGCGCTCGACGCCCTGGACGGCTGGGCCCGCCGCGCTCTCGACAACGGCGGCTCCGACGCGAACGCACCGAGCGAGTTCGCCGACGCGGTGGATGCTCTCCTCGGCGTCTCCCTCCGCTGA
- a CDS encoding SCO1664 family protein: MSAEEADPPESGEESDALLVGELTLVGRITDASNATLVCDAVLGESIVRCVYKPIRGERALWDFPDGTLAGREYASYLVSEQLGWSVIPRTVLREGPFGRGMVQRWVDTADRHGNGAAGLDLVDICSPETVPPGWFEILQASDMDGNPIVLIHADDPRLQRMAVLDVLINNADRKGGHALEGLDGAVYGVDHGICLHTENKLRTVLWGWAGTRVPEALVADIVGLISSLEGNFAAVLGEHITADEVVALYERAVDLVAAPVMPRPSGRRPIPWPAF, translated from the coding sequence TTGTCTGCCGAGGAGGCCGATCCCCCCGAGTCCGGTGAAGAGTCCGATGCCCTGCTGGTCGGTGAGTTGACTCTCGTCGGCCGGATCACCGACGCCAGCAACGCCACCTTGGTCTGCGATGCGGTCTTGGGTGAGAGCATCGTTCGGTGCGTGTACAAACCGATCCGCGGAGAGCGCGCCTTGTGGGACTTCCCGGACGGCACACTTGCCGGACGCGAGTACGCGTCGTATCTGGTGTCCGAGCAACTCGGCTGGAGTGTGATTCCCCGTACCGTCCTGCGTGAGGGTCCGTTCGGCCGCGGAATGGTGCAGCGATGGGTTGACACAGCGGACCGTCATGGGAATGGCGCAGCAGGTCTAGATCTGGTCGACATCTGTTCACCGGAGACAGTCCCGCCCGGGTGGTTCGAGATCCTGCAGGCCAGCGATATGGATGGCAACCCGATCGTGCTCATCCATGCCGACGACCCCCGCCTGCAACGGATGGCCGTGCTGGACGTACTGATCAACAATGCCGATCGCAAGGGTGGCCACGCGCTCGAGGGCCTCGACGGCGCCGTATACGGCGTCGACCACGGCATCTGCTTGCACACCGAGAACAAGCTGCGGACCGTGCTGTGGGGGTGGGCCGGGACTCGAGTGCCGGAAGCGCTCGTAGCCGACATCGTCGGATTGATCTCATCGCTAGAGGGCAACTTCGCCGCGGTCCTCGGTGAGCACATCACCGCGGACGAAGTCGTCGCACTGTATGAACGTGCCGTCGACCTCGTCGCAGCTCCGGTTATGCCGCGGCCGAGTGGCCGAAGGCCGATACCGTGGCCGGCGTTCTGA
- a CDS encoding DUF3090 domain-containing protein, which yields MSRAIHVFRTPDRFIAGTVGEPGDRSFYLQAVHETRVISVLLEKQQVQVLADRMGLLLEEVHRRFGTEVPPQGAQLDDVSPLVTPIDVEFRVGTMGLGWDADAESVVVELLAVSETEFDESVVLDDSEDGPDAVRVFLSPLQARDFSLRSERVIAAGRAPCPLCTEPLAPEGHICIRTNGYRRGQSFGLTQEQDEEE from the coding sequence ATGTCACGCGCAATTCACGTATTCCGCACTCCTGACCGATTCATTGCAGGAACGGTGGGCGAGCCGGGAGACAGGTCCTTCTATCTCCAGGCCGTGCACGAGACTCGCGTGATCAGCGTCTTGTTGGAGAAGCAGCAGGTCCAGGTACTGGCCGATCGGATGGGGTTGCTCCTCGAGGAAGTGCATCGCCGGTTCGGCACGGAGGTACCGCCGCAGGGTGCCCAGCTCGACGATGTCAGCCCGCTGGTGACCCCGATCGATGTCGAGTTCCGGGTCGGCACGATGGGGCTGGGCTGGGACGCGGACGCCGAGTCCGTAGTGGTCGAGCTGCTTGCTGTCAGCGAAACCGAGTTCGACGAATCCGTTGTCCTCGATGACTCCGAGGACGGACCGGACGCCGTACGGGTGTTTCTCTCCCCGTTACAGGCCCGCGACTTTTCGCTGCGGTCGGAGCGAGTCATTGCCGCCGGACGCGCGCCCTGCCCGCTGTGTACCGAGCCGCTCGCGCCAGAGGGACACATCTGCATTCGAACCAACGGATACCGCCGCGGCCAGAGCTTCGGACTCACGCAGGAGCAGGACGAGGAGGAGTGA